The following are encoded together in the Nocardioides sp. Arc9.136 genome:
- a CDS encoding DUF456 domain-containing protein gives MSLVEVLVAIAIAVGVAGVVVPVLPGTLLVLAAVLVWTLEVGGTTAWTVFAVVTVLLALGTVVKYAVPGRRLKDAGIPTSTLWAGGALGVVGFFVVPVVGLLVGFVLGVYLAEHRRVGGTAAWPSTRHALRAAGLSILIELAAALTASAAWVVGVVLT, from the coding sequence GTGAGCCTGGTGGAGGTCCTCGTCGCGATCGCGATCGCGGTCGGCGTGGCCGGCGTGGTCGTCCCCGTCCTGCCCGGGACGCTGCTCGTCCTGGCGGCGGTGCTGGTCTGGACGCTCGAGGTCGGCGGCACGACCGCCTGGACGGTCTTCGCCGTGGTCACGGTCCTGCTCGCGCTCGGCACGGTCGTCAAGTACGCCGTGCCCGGGCGCCGGCTCAAGGACGCCGGCATCCCCACCTCGACGCTGTGGGCGGGTGGTGCCCTGGGTGTCGTCGGGTTCTTCGTCGTCCCGGTCGTCGGGCTGCTCGTCGGGTTCGTCCTCGGCGTGTACCTCGCCGAGCACCGCCGGGTGGGCGGGACCGCCGCCTGGCCGTCGACCAGGCACGCGCTGCGCGCCGCCGGCCTGAGCATCCTGATCGAGCTGGCGGCCGCGCTCACCGCCTCTGCGGCGTGGGTCGTGGGCGTGGTCCTCACGTGA
- a CDS encoding glutamate--cysteine ligase, translating into MGEEVDAQEFSRADRTRHREKVRRCLDVFARMLRDSRFDTDDPMTGLEVELNLVDELGDPALRNAEALEAIADPDFQTELGQFNIEINVPPARLRQGGLTTFEDTLRRSLNDAEAKSAAVGAHLVMIGILPTLTSDHMDPASLSPNPRYKLLSEQILHARGEDITIGISGPERLVTTTDSIVPEAACTSTQFHVQTSPAQFASYWNASQAISAVQLAVGANSPYLLGKELWRETRIPLFEQATDTRSEELKAQGVRPRVWFGERWVTSVFDLFEENVRYFPALLPITDEEDPLAVLEGGGTPNLSELRLHNGTIYRWNRPVYDIAGGVPHLRVENRVLAAGPTVADTMANAAFYFGLVRHLAESERPLWSQMSFSAAEENFHAAAQQGIDTQVYWPGVGQVRATELVLRRLLPMARAGLEAWGVPGEESDRLLGIIEQRCLTGVNGAEWFARRMHGRGDQERYDALRATLLEYRERMHSNEPVHTWD; encoded by the coding sequence ATGGGTGAAGAGGTCGACGCACAGGAGTTCTCACGCGCGGACCGCACGCGCCACCGCGAGAAGGTGCGGCGCTGCCTGGACGTGTTCGCGCGGATGCTGCGCGACTCGAGGTTCGACACCGACGACCCGATGACCGGGCTGGAGGTCGAGCTCAACCTCGTCGACGAGCTCGGCGACCCGGCGCTGCGCAACGCCGAGGCGCTCGAGGCGATCGCCGACCCGGACTTCCAGACCGAGCTGGGCCAGTTCAACATCGAGATCAACGTGCCGCCGGCGCGGCTGCGCCAGGGTGGCCTGACGACGTTCGAGGACACCCTGCGCCGCAGCCTCAACGACGCCGAGGCGAAGTCGGCCGCGGTCGGTGCCCACCTGGTGATGATCGGGATCCTCCCGACCCTGACCAGCGACCACATGGACCCGGCGAGCCTCAGCCCCAACCCGCGGTACAAGCTGCTGAGCGAGCAGATCCTCCACGCGCGCGGGGAGGACATCACGATCGGCATCAGCGGGCCCGAGCGGTTGGTGACCACCACCGACTCGATCGTGCCGGAGGCGGCGTGCACCAGCACCCAGTTCCACGTGCAGACCTCACCGGCCCAGTTCGCGTCGTACTGGAACGCCTCCCAGGCGATCTCGGCCGTGCAGCTCGCCGTCGGCGCCAACTCGCCGTACCTCCTGGGCAAGGAGCTGTGGCGGGAGACGCGGATCCCGCTCTTCGAGCAGGCGACCGACACCCGCAGCGAGGAGCTCAAGGCCCAGGGCGTGCGGCCGCGGGTCTGGTTCGGGGAGCGCTGGGTGACCTCGGTGTTCGACCTGTTCGAGGAGAACGTCCGCTACTTCCCGGCGCTGCTGCCCATCACCGACGAGGAGGACCCGCTCGCGGTGCTCGAGGGCGGCGGCACCCCGAACCTGTCAGAGCTGCGGCTGCACAACGGCACGATCTACCGCTGGAACCGGCCGGTCTACGACATCGCGGGCGGCGTCCCCCACCTGCGCGTGGAGAACCGGGTGCTGGCCGCCGGCCCGACGGTCGCCGACACGATGGCCAACGCCGCGTTCTACTTCGGCCTGGTCCGCCACCTCGCGGAGAGCGAGCGCCCGCTGTGGTCGCAGATGTCGTTCAGCGCGGCGGAGGAGAACTTCCACGCGGCGGCGCAGCAGGGCATCGACACGCAGGTCTACTGGCCCGGCGTCGGCCAGGTGCGCGCCACCGAGCTGGTGCTGCGCCGCCTGCTGCCGATGGCGCGGGCGGGCCTGGAGGCGTGGGGCGTGCCGGGGGAGGAGTCCGACCGGCTGCTCGGGATCATCGAGCAGCGCTGCCTGACCGGCGTCAACGGCGCCGAGTGGTTCGCGCGGCGGATGCACGGGCGCGGCGACCAGGAGCGGTACGACGCCCTGCGCGCGACGCTGCTGGAGTACCGCGAGCGGATGCACAGCAACGAGCCCGTGCACACCTGGGACTGA
- a CDS encoding glycoside hydrolase family 3 protein, with amino-acid sequence MLRHRRRPARALVAALATLALTAGCTSDDGTSQGGPAGDATSAEQAPAPSPSQRLGLAPGWGPTRAELDRAARQVGRLPLPALAGQVIVARYAGTAAPTRLVRRLHLGGVVVFDENVAGPDQLRQALRALERGAGRRWPLMTAVDQEGGLVQRVRGAVTAYPAFMSAGAADDERLTRRAYLAAARELRGLGIDVDLAPDADVTGGVSDPVIGSRSAGADPAVAAEHSVAAARGMWAAGVVPVVKHFPGHGSLTTDSHVGLPVQDRSLRELLRTDLVPFRAAVAAGLPAVMVGHIAVQALDRGVPATVSRPVVHGLLRERLGFDGLVVSDALEMAAVRSVRQPAVRFLAAGGDVVLMPSDPAAARAAIMAAVREGRLPRRRLEQAATRMVALLEHTADRGRPAAPGSAAAASRELSAEAVTVAAGPCSGALVDGPVVPLGDDGAVAAFRTAASAAGTELGHVTYVKPPRPQRTGDRKRDRRRLAAWRRIEPRMVVHGTPVHLVGPGGTAPDDGIVVATDRPWVLGTSAAGVRIATYGETPGAMGALVDVLRGEASAPGRLPVPVVGVERRGCRL; translated from the coding sequence GTGCTCCGCCACCGACGACGTCCCGCCCGTGCCCTGGTCGCCGCGCTGGCGACGCTCGCGCTGACGGCGGGCTGCACGAGTGACGACGGTACGTCGCAGGGCGGCCCCGCGGGCGACGCCACGTCCGCCGAGCAGGCTCCGGCGCCCAGCCCGTCCCAGCGGCTCGGCCTGGCCCCCGGCTGGGGTCCCACCCGCGCCGAGCTGGACCGCGCCGCGCGACAGGTGGGCAGGCTGCCGCTCCCGGCGCTCGCCGGCCAGGTGATCGTGGCGCGGTACGCCGGCACGGCCGCGCCGACCCGGTTGGTGCGCCGGCTGCACCTGGGCGGCGTGGTGGTCTTCGACGAGAACGTCGCCGGGCCCGACCAGCTGCGCCAGGCGCTGCGGGCCCTCGAGCGTGGTGCCGGGCGCCGGTGGCCGCTGATGACGGCCGTCGACCAGGAGGGCGGGCTGGTGCAGCGCGTGCGCGGTGCGGTGACGGCGTACCCCGCCTTCATGTCGGCGGGGGCGGCCGACGACGAGCGGCTCACCCGTCGTGCCTACCTGGCGGCGGCGCGCGAGCTGCGCGGGCTCGGGATCGACGTCGACCTGGCGCCCGACGCCGACGTCACCGGCGGCGTGAGCGACCCCGTGATCGGCTCGCGGTCCGCCGGCGCGGACCCGGCCGTGGCCGCGGAGCACTCGGTCGCCGCGGCCCGGGGCATGTGGGCCGCCGGCGTCGTGCCGGTGGTCAAGCACTTCCCCGGGCACGGCTCGCTGACGACCGACAGCCACGTGGGGCTCCCGGTCCAGGACCGCTCGCTGCGCGAGCTCCTGCGCACCGACCTCGTGCCGTTCCGGGCGGCCGTGGCGGCGGGCCTGCCGGCGGTGATGGTCGGCCACATCGCGGTGCAGGCGCTCGACCGCGGCGTGCCGGCCACGGTGTCGCGACCGGTCGTCCACGGCCTCCTGCGCGAGCGGCTCGGCTTCGACGGCCTCGTCGTGAGCGACGCGCTGGAGATGGCCGCGGTCCGGTCGGTGCGGCAGCCGGCGGTCCGCTTCCTCGCCGCGGGCGGGGACGTGGTGCTGATGCCGAGCGATCCCGCGGCCGCCCGCGCGGCCATCATGGCGGCGGTGCGTGAGGGCCGGCTCCCTCGCCGGCGCCTCGAGCAGGCGGCGACCCGCATGGTCGCGCTGCTCGAGCACACCGCCGACCGGGGCCGCCCCGCCGCGCCGGGCTCGGCGGCGGCCGCCTCCCGCGAGCTGTCCGCGGAGGCCGTCACGGTCGCCGCGGGACCCTGCTCCGGGGCTCTGGTCGACGGACCGGTCGTGCCGCTCGGCGACGACGGCGCGGTGGCGGCGTTCCGCACGGCCGCCTCGGCGGCCGGCACGGAGCTCGGCCACGTGACGTACGTGAAGCCGCCGCGGCCGCAGCGCACGGGCGACCGCAAGCGCGACCGCCGGCGCCTGGCGGCCTGGCGGCGGATCGAGCCGCGCATGGTCGTGCACGGCACTCCGGTCCACCTCGTCGGTCCGGGCGGCACCGCGCCGGACGACGGGATCGTCGTCGCGACCGACCGTCCCTGGGTGCTCGGCACCTCCGCCGCGGGCGTCCGCATCGCGACGTACGGCGAGACGCCGGGCGCCATGGGCGCCCTCGTCGACGTGCTCCGCGGTGAGGCCTCCGCTCCCGGGCGGCTCCCGGTGCCGGTGGTCGGGGTCGAGCGGCGGGGGTGCCGGCTGTAA
- a CDS encoding HhH-GPD-type base excision DNA repair protein: MSIHITGDDSADRVLTEDPFALLVGMMLDEQYPMEHAFRGPAKVLGRFGTLDPARIAAADPEEFAALCSTPPAIHRFPGSMAARLQALAALVEERYDGRTERLWTEATTGRELLKRVMELPGFGKQKAQIFVALLAKQLGVRPDGWEQAVGDYALEGHRSVADVVDGETLQKVRDFKKQKKAAAKQQA, from the coding sequence ATGAGCATCCACATCACCGGTGACGACTCCGCCGACCGCGTCCTGACCGAGGACCCCTTCGCGCTGCTCGTCGGGATGATGCTCGACGAGCAGTACCCCATGGAGCACGCCTTCCGTGGTCCCGCCAAGGTCCTGGGCCGCTTCGGCACGCTCGACCCTGCCCGGATCGCCGCCGCCGACCCCGAGGAGTTCGCGGCGCTGTGCTCGACCCCGCCGGCGATCCACCGCTTCCCGGGCTCCATGGCGGCCCGCCTCCAGGCGCTGGCCGCGCTGGTCGAGGAGCGGTACGACGGCCGCACCGAGCGGCTGTGGACCGAGGCGACGACCGGCAGGGAGCTGCTCAAGCGGGTCATGGAGCTGCCCGGCTTCGGCAAGCAGAAGGCGCAGATCTTCGTCGCCCTGCTCGCCAAGCAGCTGGGGGTGCGCCCCGACGGCTGGGAGCAAGCGGTCGGTGACTACGCGCTGGAGGGCCACCGCTCCGTCGCGGACGTCGTCGACGGCGAGACGCTGCAGAAGGTGCGCGACTTCAAGAAGCAGAAGAAGGCAGCCGCCAAGCAGCAGGCCTGA
- a CDS encoding type IIA DNA topoisomerase subunit B has product MADNTYNAAHLLVLEGLEAVRKRPGMYIGSTDTRGLMHCLWEIIDNGVDEALGGHAARVEVTLHADGSAEVHDDGRGIPTDKEPKTGLPGVEVVATKLHAGGKFGGGSYVATGGLHGVGLSVVNALSTRMDIDVERSPAAQGISFRRGVPGVFAADDDPAADFEPRSGLTRKGGRVAKGRSGTRIRFWPDRQIFTKDAGFVYDELVTRARQTSFIVPGLELVIRDLRGPELVEEKFRHDGGITEFTDFLAADEPVTDILRLQGSGTFTETVPLLDDKGHMTPQEVERELGVDVAVRWGTGYDSELRSFVNVIATPKGGTHVSGFEQAVTRTFNDAMKAAKVLKVNDDDVTKDDVLEGMTAVVTVRLAEPQFEGQTKEILGTPAARTVVRRVVAAELKDFLTSTKRQEKAQAKLVMEKVAGAAKTRIAARQHKETQRRKNALESSALPSKLADCRATDNDRTELFIVEGDSALGTAKLARNSEFQALLPIRGKILNVQKASVGDMLKNAECASIIQVVGAGSGRTFDLDARRYGRIIFMADADSDGAHIRCLLATLFFKYMPDLIREGRVYSAVPPLHRIEISNPRKGQDKYVYTYSDDQLQRTLAELKKKNVKWKDPVQRYKGLGEMDADQLAETTMDPRRRTLRRITVDDADVAANVFELLMGSDVAPRKEFIVQGAYDVDVEALDA; this is encoded by the coding sequence ATCGCCGACAACACCTACAACGCAGCGCACCTCCTGGTCCTCGAGGGCCTCGAGGCGGTGCGCAAGCGCCCGGGGATGTACATCGGCTCGACCGACACCCGCGGGCTCATGCACTGCCTGTGGGAGATCATCGACAACGGCGTCGACGAGGCCCTCGGCGGCCACGCGGCCCGGGTCGAGGTCACGCTGCACGCCGACGGCTCCGCCGAGGTCCACGACGACGGCCGGGGCATCCCCACGGACAAGGAGCCCAAGACCGGGCTGCCCGGTGTCGAGGTCGTCGCGACCAAGCTGCACGCGGGCGGCAAGTTCGGCGGCGGGTCGTACGTCGCCACCGGAGGCCTGCACGGAGTCGGCCTGTCGGTGGTCAACGCGCTGTCGACCCGGATGGACATCGACGTCGAGCGGTCGCCGGCGGCCCAGGGGATCTCTTTCCGCCGCGGCGTGCCCGGCGTGTTCGCCGCCGACGACGACCCGGCGGCCGACTTCGAGCCGCGGTCCGGGCTGACCCGCAAGGGCGGCCGGGTCGCGAAGGGGCGCAGCGGCACCCGGATCCGGTTCTGGCCGGACCGGCAGATCTTCACCAAGGACGCCGGCTTCGTCTACGACGAGCTCGTCACCCGCGCCCGGCAGACCTCGTTCATCGTGCCGGGGCTCGAGCTGGTCATCCGCGACCTGCGGGGACCCGAGCTGGTCGAGGAGAAGTTCCGCCACGACGGCGGCATCACCGAGTTCACCGACTTCCTGGCCGCCGACGAGCCGGTCACCGACATCCTGCGGCTGCAGGGGTCGGGCACGTTCACCGAGACGGTGCCGCTGCTCGACGACAAGGGCCACATGACCCCGCAGGAGGTCGAGCGCGAGCTCGGCGTCGACGTGGCGGTGCGGTGGGGGACCGGTTACGACTCCGAGCTGCGGTCCTTCGTCAACGTCATCGCCACCCCCAAGGGCGGCACCCACGTCAGCGGCTTCGAGCAGGCCGTCACCCGCACCTTCAACGACGCGATGAAGGCCGCGAAGGTGCTCAAGGTCAACGACGACGACGTCACCAAGGACGATGTGCTCGAGGGCATGACCGCGGTGGTCACCGTGCGCCTGGCCGAGCCGCAGTTCGAGGGGCAGACCAAGGAGATCCTGGGCACGCCGGCCGCGCGCACCGTCGTACGACGCGTGGTGGCCGCCGAGCTGAAGGACTTCCTCACCTCCACCAAGCGCCAGGAGAAGGCGCAGGCCAAGCTGGTCATGGAGAAGGTGGCCGGCGCCGCCAAGACCCGGATCGCCGCGCGCCAGCACAAGGAGACCCAGCGGCGCAAGAACGCCCTGGAGTCCTCGGCGCTGCCCTCCAAGCTGGCCGACTGCCGGGCCACCGACAACGACCGCACCGAGCTGTTCATCGTCGAGGGGGACTCCGCGCTCGGCACGGCCAAGCTGGCGCGGAACTCTGAGTTCCAGGCGCTGCTGCCGATCCGCGGCAAGATCCTCAACGTCCAGAAGGCCTCGGTCGGCGACATGCTCAAGAACGCCGAGTGCGCCTCGATCATCCAGGTCGTCGGCGCCGGCTCGGGCCGCACGTTCGACCTCGACGCCCGCCGCTACGGCCGGATCATCTTCATGGCCGACGCGGACTCCGACGGCGCACACATCCGCTGCCTGCTGGCGACGCTGTTCTTCAAGTACATGCCGGACCTGATCCGCGAGGGCCGGGTCTACTCGGCCGTCCCGCCGCTGCACCGCATTGAGATCTCCAACCCGCGCAAGGGCCAGGACAAGTACGTCTACACCTACTCCGACGACCAGCTGCAGCGGACGCTGGCGGAGCTGAAGAAGAAGAACGTGAAGTGGAAGGACCCGGTCCAGCGCTACAAGGGCCTCGGTGAGATGGACGCCGACCAGCTGGCCGAGACCACCATGGACCCGCGCCGCCGCACGCTGCGCCGGATCACCGTCGACGACGCCGACGTGGCGGCGAACGTCTTCGAGCTGCTGATGGGCTCTGACGTCGCGCCCCGCAAGGAGTTCATCGTCCAGGGCGCCTACGACGTGGACGTGGAGGCGCTGGACGCGTGA
- a CDS encoding glutamate--cysteine ligase — MTTSPRDQVRTVGIEEELLLLDPETRQVAPRSRAALKAHRDRAPGDDTLDQELFRHQVETRTEPVTVLDDALGQLCAARRSAGEAARAAGAAAVASGIVPFGPLEPQVSPDDRYRAMLEQFGDVARSGGTCGMHVHVGIESPEEGVAVIDRVAPWLPALLAISTNSPYAAGRDTGYASWRAQVWSRWPSAGTTEAFGSLAGYERACRDLLATGAARDEGMLYFDARLSREHPTVELRVFDVCTDPEDALLAAALARALVSWAADEHAAGAPVARPRAELLRAAHWRASRYGTTGRLVDPRGTEPLPAGEVLDSLVATVLPWLERAGDLERVQEGVARVLRASGATQQRAAYERAAHRAAPGEDRTLVGVRGVVDDLVGRSEQVWEHPGSGNG; from the coding sequence GTGACGACGAGCCCCCGCGACCAGGTCCGCACCGTGGGCATCGAGGAGGAGCTGCTGCTGCTCGACCCGGAGACCCGCCAGGTGGCGCCCCGGTCCCGCGCGGCCCTCAAGGCGCACCGCGACCGCGCCCCGGGTGACGACACCCTGGACCAGGAGCTGTTCCGTCACCAGGTGGAGACCCGTACCGAGCCGGTGACGGTCCTCGACGACGCGCTCGGCCAGCTCTGCGCGGCGCGCCGGTCGGCCGGGGAGGCCGCCCGCGCGGCCGGGGCCGCAGCGGTCGCGAGCGGCATCGTGCCGTTCGGCCCGCTCGAGCCGCAGGTCAGCCCGGACGACCGGTACCGCGCGATGCTCGAGCAGTTCGGGGACGTCGCCCGCTCCGGGGGCACCTGCGGCATGCACGTCCACGTGGGGATCGAGTCCCCCGAGGAAGGTGTCGCGGTGATCGACCGTGTCGCACCGTGGCTGCCGGCGCTCCTCGCGATCAGCACGAACTCGCCGTACGCCGCCGGGCGCGACACCGGCTACGCCTCGTGGCGGGCGCAGGTGTGGTCGCGGTGGCCGAGCGCGGGCACCACCGAGGCGTTCGGCTCGCTGGCGGGCTACGAGCGCGCCTGCCGCGACCTGCTCGCGACGGGGGCGGCGCGCGACGAGGGGATGCTCTACTTCGACGCCCGCCTCTCGCGGGAGCACCCGACCGTGGAGCTGCGGGTCTTCGACGTGTGCACCGACCCCGAGGACGCGCTGCTGGCGGCGGCGCTGGCGCGGGCCCTGGTGTCCTGGGCGGCCGACGAGCACGCCGCGGGCGCGCCGGTGGCACGCCCGCGGGCCGAGCTGCTGCGCGCTGCGCACTGGCGCGCGTCGCGGTACGGCACCACGGGCCGGCTGGTCGACCCCCGCGGCACCGAGCCGCTGCCCGCCGGCGAGGTCCTGGACTCCCTGGTGGCCACGGTGCTGCCGTGGCTGGAGCGCGCCGGTGACCTCGAACGGGTGCAGGAGGGCGTGGCGCGGGTGCTGCGCGCGAGCGGTGCGACGCAGCAGCGCGCGGCGTACGAGCGGGCCGCGCACCGGGCGGCCCCGGGGGAGGACCGGACGCTCGTCGGTGTCCGCGGAGTGGTCGACGACCTGGTCGGGCGCAGCGAGCAGGTGTGGGAACACCCAGGATCCGGGAACGGGTGA
- a CDS encoding cupin domain-containing protein gives MQTTSLTSAVEEHLAAARAAGAGRSSHTLYGGQEHRLRQTLIALAEGRSLGEHESPGEATLQVLRGRVRLHAGDETWEGVAGDHAVVPVARHDLEAVEDSAVLLTVAVGTRPPS, from the coding sequence ATGCAGACGACATCCCTGACCAGCGCCGTCGAGGAGCACCTCGCGGCGGCCCGTGCGGCCGGTGCCGGCCGGAGCTCGCACACCCTCTACGGCGGGCAGGAGCACCGGCTGCGTCAGACCCTCATCGCGCTGGCGGAGGGCCGGTCCCTCGGTGAGCACGAGAGCCCCGGCGAGGCGACCCTGCAGGTCCTGCGCGGCCGGGTGCGGCTGCACGCAGGGGACGAGACGTGGGAGGGCGTCGCGGGCGACCACGCGGTCGTGCCGGTGGCGCGCCACGACCTCGAGGCGGTGGAGGACTCCGCGGTCCTGCTCACCGTCGCGGTCGGCACCCGGCCCCCGAGCTGA
- a CDS encoding peptide chain release factor 3: MHDSRPRRTFAVISHPDAGKSTLTEALALHARAINEAGAVHGKGDRRATVSDWMAMEKARGISITSAALQFVYRDHVVNLVDTPGHSDFSEDTYRVLSAVDSAVMLVDAGKGLEPQTLKLFRVCALRGIPVITVINKWDRPGLSALELMDLIQEKIGLRPTPLTWPVGEAGDFRGVLDRRTGEFVKYTRTAGGATRAPEKRMRADEVEENDAPVWADAVEEHELLGLDGADHDQERFLAGATTPVMFASALQNFGVAQLLDLLLDLAPEPGDTPGADGTVRAVDDEFSAFVFKVQSGMNAAHRDRLAYARVVSGTFERGMVVTHAATGRPFATKFAQAVFGRETTSVENAEPGDIIGLVNATALRVGDTIYVGDPIEYPPVPTFAPEHFVTASAGDIGRYKQFRRGIEQLDQEGVVQVLRSDLRGDQNPVLAAVGPMQFEVVEDRMTNEFNAPIRFSRLDYQLARRTDAAGAAALAGIRGVEVLQRSDGTHLALFVDQWRAKVTARDNPDVLLEALPAGGS, from the coding sequence GTGCACGACAGCCGCCCCCGCCGTACCTTCGCCGTCATCAGCCACCCCGACGCGGGCAAGTCCACGCTGACCGAGGCGCTCGCCCTGCACGCGCGGGCCATCAACGAGGCCGGTGCCGTGCACGGCAAGGGCGACCGCCGGGCCACCGTGTCGGACTGGATGGCGATGGAGAAGGCGCGCGGCATCTCGATCACGTCGGCCGCGCTGCAGTTCGTCTACCGCGACCACGTCGTCAACCTGGTCGACACCCCCGGCCACAGCGACTTCTCCGAGGACACCTACCGCGTGCTGTCCGCGGTCGACTCCGCGGTGATGCTGGTCGACGCCGGCAAGGGGCTGGAGCCGCAGACCCTCAAGCTCTTCCGGGTGTGCGCGCTGCGCGGTATCCCCGTCATCACGGTCATCAACAAGTGGGACCGCCCCGGCCTGTCGGCGCTGGAGCTGATGGACCTCATCCAGGAGAAGATCGGGCTGCGGCCCACTCCCCTGACCTGGCCGGTCGGCGAGGCCGGGGACTTCCGCGGCGTCCTGGACCGGCGTACCGGCGAGTTCGTGAAGTACACCCGCACCGCCGGTGGTGCCACCCGCGCGCCCGAGAAGCGGATGCGTGCCGACGAGGTCGAGGAGAACGACGCGCCGGTCTGGGCGGATGCGGTCGAGGAGCACGAGCTGCTGGGCCTCGACGGCGCCGACCACGACCAGGAGCGCTTCCTCGCCGGGGCGACCACGCCGGTGATGTTCGCCTCGGCGCTGCAGAACTTCGGTGTCGCGCAGCTGCTGGACCTGCTGCTCGACCTCGCGCCGGAGCCTGGTGACACCCCGGGTGCGGACGGCACGGTCCGTGCGGTCGACGACGAGTTCAGCGCGTTCGTCTTCAAGGTGCAGTCGGGCATGAACGCCGCCCACCGCGACCGGCTCGCCTACGCCCGGGTCGTCTCCGGCACGTTCGAGCGCGGCATGGTCGTCACCCACGCCGCCACGGGACGCCCGTTCGCGACGAAGTTCGCCCAGGCGGTCTTCGGCCGGGAGACGACGTCAGTGGAGAACGCCGAGCCCGGCGACATCATCGGCCTGGTCAACGCCACCGCCCTGCGCGTGGGCGACACCATCTACGTCGGCGACCCGATCGAGTACCCGCCGGTCCCGACCTTCGCGCCCGAGCACTTCGTGACGGCCAGCGCCGGCGACATCGGCCGCTACAAGCAGTTCCGCCGCGGCATCGAGCAGCTCGACCAGGAGGGCGTGGTGCAGGTGCTCCGGTCGGACCTGCGCGGCGACCAGAACCCCGTCCTCGCCGCCGTCGGACCGATGCAGTTCGAGGTCGTCGAGGACCGGATGACCAACGAGTTCAACGCCCCGATCCGCTTCAGCCGGCTGGACTACCAGCTCGCGCGGCGCACCGACGCGGCCGGTGCCGCCGCGCTGGCGGGGATCCGCGGGGTCGAGGTCCTCCAGCGCAGCGACGGCACGCACCTGGCCCTCTTCGTCGACCAGTGGCGCGCCAAGGTCACCGCCCGGGACAACCCCGACGTCCTGCTCGAGGCCCTCCCGGCCGGCGGCAGCTGA
- a CDS encoding universal stress protein produces MGTVVVGYVPKPEGEAALASAIAEARLRGAKLVVVNSHRGGPDLDRAAAQAAESELAAVESRLEGSGVEHEVRHLVRGFEPAEDLISIADANDAELIVIGLRRRSPVGKLILGSNAQRILLDAKCPVLAVKGGD; encoded by the coding sequence ATGGGAACCGTGGTGGTGGGTTACGTGCCGAAGCCCGAGGGAGAGGCCGCGCTGGCCTCAGCGATCGCCGAGGCGAGGCTCCGCGGCGCGAAGCTGGTCGTCGTGAACTCGCACCGGGGCGGGCCCGACCTCGACCGCGCGGCCGCGCAGGCCGCGGAGTCCGAGCTCGCCGCCGTCGAGTCGCGCCTCGAGGGCAGCGGCGTCGAGCACGAGGTGCGCCACCTGGTGCGCGGCTTCGAGCCCGCCGAGGACCTGATCAGCATCGCGGACGCGAACGACGCCGAGCTGATCGTGATCGGCCTGCGCCGCCGCTCGCCGGTCGGCAAGCTCATCCTGGGCAGCAACGCCCAGCGCATCCTGCTCGACGCCAAGTGCCCGGTGCTGGCGGTCAAGGGCGGCGACTGA
- a CDS encoding EamA family transporter: MGALLALGAALAYGLGDFVGGFASQRVTAWSVALTAQAGGAVAVLLVSTTVDGSPTGTDLAWAVLGGVGNGLGTAFLYRGLSSGRMGVVAPVSGVAATLLPVAVGVLGGERPGALVWLGVLAALPAIWLVARRPRTTTAGAPTGRAGVLDGVLAGLGFGTLFAALAEVPEEAGLLPLALNQVVAGLAIVTVAVVVRAPWVPRQRGAALGVVSGVLGATATGAFMLATREGYLTVAAVLTSLYPAVTVVLAAAVLRETIHRSQAVGLALCAAAVALVASG, from the coding sequence ATGGGAGCGCTGCTCGCCCTCGGCGCGGCGCTCGCCTACGGCCTCGGCGACTTCGTGGGCGGCTTCGCCTCCCAGCGGGTGACCGCGTGGTCGGTCGCGCTCACCGCCCAGGCCGGCGGCGCGGTCGCCGTCCTCCTGGTCTCCACGACCGTCGACGGCTCCCCCACCGGCACCGACCTCGCCTGGGCGGTGCTCGGCGGCGTCGGCAACGGCCTGGGCACCGCCTTCCTCTACCGCGGGCTCTCCTCGGGCCGGATGGGCGTCGTCGCGCCCGTCTCCGGCGTCGCGGCCACACTGCTGCCGGTCGCCGTCGGCGTCCTCGGAGGCGAGCGACCCGGTGCCCTGGTCTGGCTCGGCGTCCTCGCCGCCCTGCCGGCGATCTGGCTGGTCGCCCGGCGACCACGGACCACCACCGCCGGAGCGCCGACCGGACGCGCCGGCGTGCTCGACGGCGTGCTCGCCGGGCTGGGCTTCGGCACGCTCTTCGCCGCGCTCGCGGAGGTGCCCGAGGAGGCCGGCCTGCTGCCGCTGGCGCTCAACCAGGTGGTCGCCGGGCTGGCCATCGTCACGGTGGCGGTCGTCGTCCGTGCCCCCTGGGTGCCGCGCCAGCGCGGGGCTGCCCTGGGGGTGGTCAGCGGGGTGCTCGGCGCGACCGCCACCGGTGCCTTCATGCTGGCCACCCGGGAGGGCTACCTCACGGTCGCGGCCGTCCTCACCTCGCTGTACCCGGCGGTGACCGTCGTCCTCGCCGCGGCCGTCCTGCGCGAGACGATCCACCGAAGCCAGGCGGTGGGGCTCGCCCTCTGCGCGGCCGCGGTGGCCCTGGTCGCCAGCGGCTGA